The proteins below come from a single Periophthalmus magnuspinnatus isolate fPerMag1 chromosome 7, fPerMag1.2.pri, whole genome shotgun sequence genomic window:
- the dtx3 gene encoding probable E3 ubiquitin-protein ligase DTX3 isoform X1, whose product MPVDSHHRGAGGLCLRKLLFIFSLCFLFNRALHSQLKEFMGSRVSSDEMSVRAGQGSDEVLVSQAVWDYLAAAGRPWLIDFQHKQGMRAGIIRRGERGGCCAVRLQPVEGFRSSGAGVMDEPISSETRKAFIDLCRCARKEMSKVEGGPKRKRTLLPCVGVLEPNGGEGSLMPPPLPQPRRSQRQQHRFRKPADEEACAMFHELSQRKDMDPNISSHSEAEDNSTCSICMGDIVDRTMLERCGHSFCRTCLDQAFKVKKACPVCRLVYGQLIGNQPGNGTMIVERDPDIELPGHEGYGCICIIYSFPPGLQAPEHPNPGVRYPGTDRVAYLPDSPEGNRVLGLLRRAFEQRLIFTIGTSMTTGMQNVITWNDIHHKTSIWGGPRCFGYPDPTYLVRVTEELREKGITAD is encoded by the exons ATGCCCGTCGACTCCCATCATCGTGGAGCTGGGGGCTTATGTTTACGCAAGCTCTTGTtcatcttttctctctgttttctgttCAACAGGGCGCTTCACTCACAATTGAAGGAATTTATGGGATCACGAG TCTCGTCTGATGAGATGAGTGTGCGTGCGGGCCAGGGCAGTGACGAGGTGCTGGTTTCACAGGCAGTGTGGGATTACCTGGCTGCAGCGGGGCGCCCCTGGCTCATTGACTTCCAGCACAAGCAGGGGATGAGAGCTGGTATCATTaggcgaggagagagggggggctgCTGTGCCGTGAGGCTGCAGCCGGTGGAAGGCTTCAGGAGCTCTGGTGCTGGGGTGATGGATGAACCCATCTCCAGCGAGACGCGGAAAGCTTTCATTGACTTATGCCGCTGTGCCCGAAAAGAAATGAGCAAAGTGGAGGGGGGACCCAAGAGAAAAAGGACTCTGCTGCCCTGTGTTGGAGTCCTGGAGCCGAACGGTGGAGAGGGAAGCCTGAtgccccctcctctgcctcagCCGCGGCGCTCCCAGAGGCAGCAACACCGCTTCAGGAAGCCTGCAGATGAAGAGGCTTGTGCCATGTTTCACGAGTTATCTCAAAGAAAGGACATGGATCCTAATATTTCCTCGCACAGCGAGGCAGAGGACAACAGCACCTGCTCCATTTGCATGGGGGACATTGTGGACAGGACCATGCTGGAAAGGTGTGGCCATTCTTTCTGCCGCACCTGCCTCGACCAGGCCTTTAAAGTGAAGAAGGCTTGTCCTGTGTGTCGACTGGTGTATGGACAATTAATCGGTAACCAGCCGGGAAATGGTACAATGATTGTAGAGCGAGACCCTGATATTGAGCTTCCTGGACATGAAGGATATGGGTGTATCTGCATCATCTACAGCTTCCCTCCTGGACTACAGGCG CCTGAGCACCCCAACCCAGGTGTGCGTTACCCAGGAACCGACCGTGTGGCCTACCTCCCTGATAGCCCTGAGGGGAACCGTGTGCTGGGTCTGCTGCGGCGGGCCTTTGAACAGCGCCTTATCTTCACCATCGGTACCTCCATGACCACGGGCATGCAAAATGTCATCACGTGGAACGACATTCACCACAAGACCTCAATATGGGGAGGGCCTCGCTG TTTTGGCTACCCGGACCCCACTTACCTGGTGCGAGTGACAGAGGAGCTCAGAGAGAAGGGCATCACAGCCGACTGA
- the ptges3a gene encoding prostaglandin E synthase 3: MYPAPAKWYDRRDAVFVEFCVEDSRDVKVNFEKSKLDFSCVSGTDNVKHQNEIELFGEIDPKESKHRRTDRSVLCCVRKAEPGKTWLRLTKAKAKASWLSLDFNNWKDWENDSDEDLSGFDKFSEIMKNMGGDDLDIDEHESGDSDDDQTPDLE; this comes from the exons AT GTATCCTGCACCAGCCAAATGGTATGACAGACGGGACGCAGTTTTTGTTGAGTTCTGTGTTGAAGACAGCAGAGATGTCAAAGTAAATTTTGAAAAAAGCAAGCTGGATTTCAG CTGTGTTAGTGGAACAGATAATGTCAAACATCAAAATGAAATTGAGCTTTTTGGAGAAATAGATCCAAAA GAATCCAAGCATAGACGCACCGACAGGTCAGTCTTGTGTTGTGTACGAAAAGCAGAACCAGGGAAAACATGGTTGCGACTAACCAAAGCTAAAGCAAAGGCAAGT TGGTTGAGTCTTGATTTTAACAATTGGAAAGACTGGGAAAATGATTCGGATGAAGATCTGTCTGGGTTTGACAAATTCTCAGAG ATCATGAAAAACATGGGCGGGGATGATCTCGATATAGATGAG CATGAGTCTGGAGACAGTGACGATGACC AAACACCTGACCTTGAATAG
- the dtx3 gene encoding probable E3 ubiquitin-protein ligase DTX3 isoform X3 has translation MGSRVSSDEMSVRAGQGSDEVLVSQAVWDYLAAAGRPWLIDFQHKQGMRAGIIRRGERGGCCAVRLQPVEGFRSSGAGVMDEPISSETRKAFIDLCRCARKEMSKVEGGPKRKRTLLPCVGVLEPNGGEGSLMPPPLPQPRRSQRQQHRFRKPADEEACAMFHELSQRKDMDPNISSHSEAEDNSTCSICMGDIVDRTMLERCGHSFCRTCLDQAFKVKKACPVCRLVYGQLIGNQPGNGTMIVERDPDIELPGHEGYGCICIIYSFPPGLQAPEHPNPGVRYPGTDRVAYLPDSPEGNRVLGLLRRAFEQRLIFTIGTSMTTGMQNVITWNDIHHKTSIWGGPRCFGYPDPTYLVRVTEELREKGITAD, from the exons ATGGGATCACGAG TCTCGTCTGATGAGATGAGTGTGCGTGCGGGCCAGGGCAGTGACGAGGTGCTGGTTTCACAGGCAGTGTGGGATTACCTGGCTGCAGCGGGGCGCCCCTGGCTCATTGACTTCCAGCACAAGCAGGGGATGAGAGCTGGTATCATTaggcgaggagagagggggggctgCTGTGCCGTGAGGCTGCAGCCGGTGGAAGGCTTCAGGAGCTCTGGTGCTGGGGTGATGGATGAACCCATCTCCAGCGAGACGCGGAAAGCTTTCATTGACTTATGCCGCTGTGCCCGAAAAGAAATGAGCAAAGTGGAGGGGGGACCCAAGAGAAAAAGGACTCTGCTGCCCTGTGTTGGAGTCCTGGAGCCGAACGGTGGAGAGGGAAGCCTGAtgccccctcctctgcctcagCCGCGGCGCTCCCAGAGGCAGCAACACCGCTTCAGGAAGCCTGCAGATGAAGAGGCTTGTGCCATGTTTCACGAGTTATCTCAAAGAAAGGACATGGATCCTAATATTTCCTCGCACAGCGAGGCAGAGGACAACAGCACCTGCTCCATTTGCATGGGGGACATTGTGGACAGGACCATGCTGGAAAGGTGTGGCCATTCTTTCTGCCGCACCTGCCTCGACCAGGCCTTTAAAGTGAAGAAGGCTTGTCCTGTGTGTCGACTGGTGTATGGACAATTAATCGGTAACCAGCCGGGAAATGGTACAATGATTGTAGAGCGAGACCCTGATATTGAGCTTCCTGGACATGAAGGATATGGGTGTATCTGCATCATCTACAGCTTCCCTCCTGGACTACAGGCG CCTGAGCACCCCAACCCAGGTGTGCGTTACCCAGGAACCGACCGTGTGGCCTACCTCCCTGATAGCCCTGAGGGGAACCGTGTGCTGGGTCTGCTGCGGCGGGCCTTTGAACAGCGCCTTATCTTCACCATCGGTACCTCCATGACCACGGGCATGCAAAATGTCATCACGTGGAACGACATTCACCACAAGACCTCAATATGGGGAGGGCCTCGCTG TTTTGGCTACCCGGACCCCACTTACCTGGTGCGAGTGACAGAGGAGCTCAGAGAGAAGGGCATCACAGCCGACTGA
- the mipa gene encoding major intrinsic protein of lens fiber a yields MMWEFRSMSFWRAVFAEFYGTMFFIFFGLGAALRWTTGPHNVLHVAFCFGLAAATLIQSIGHISGGHINPAVTFAYLIGSQMSLFRAFFYIIAQCLGALAGAAVLYGVTPTNMRGNLALNTLQPGISLGMATTIEIFLTVQLVICIFAVTDERRNGRLGSAALAIGFSVLMGHLLGMYYTGAGMNPARSFAPAVLVRNFVNHWVYWVGPMIGGAIGALLYDFMLFPRMRGLSERLATLKGIRPPEAQGQPETRGEPIELKTQAL; encoded by the exons ATGATGTGGGAGTTCAGGTCTATGTCATTCTGGAGGGCAGTTTTTGCTGAGTTTTATGGCACcatgttctttattttctttggcctTGGAGCCGCTCTGCGCTGGACCACTGGGCCTCACAATGTTCTGCATGTGGCCTTTTGCTTTGGGTTGGCAGCTGCCACTCTGATCCAGTCTATTGGTCACATCAGCGGAGGACACATCAACCCTGCTGTCACCTTTGCGTATTTGATCGGCTCTCAGATGTCCCTGTTTAGGGCTTTCTTCTACATCATTGCCCAGTGTCTGGGAGCCCTGGCTGGTGCTGCTGTCCTCTATGGGGTCACTCCCACTAACATGAGGGGAAATCTGGCTCTCAATACG CTGCAGCCAGGGATCAGCCTGGGCATGGCCACCACCATAGAGATCTTCCTCACGGTGCAGCTGGTCATCTGCATCTTTGCTGTGACTGATGAGAGGCGTAACGGCCGCCTGGGTTCTGCAGCTCTGGCCATCGGTTTCTCTGTGCTCATGGGACATCTTCTTGGG ATGTACTACACCGGAGCAGGCATGAACCCAGCGAGATCATTCGCCCctgcagttctggtcagaaacTTTGTCAACCATTgg GTGTACTGGGTGGGGCCGATGATTGGAGGGGCCATAGGAGCTCTGCTGTATGACTTCATGCTGTTCCCTCGTATGCGCGGCCTGTCTGAGAGGCTGGCCACACTGAAGGGTATCAGACCTCCAGAGGCACAGGGGCAgccagagaccagaggagagccCATCGAGCTCAAGACCCAAGCTCTATAA
- the dtx3 gene encoding probable E3 ubiquitin-protein ligase DTX3 isoform X2: MIELWALHSQLKEFMGSRVSSDEMSVRAGQGSDEVLVSQAVWDYLAAAGRPWLIDFQHKQGMRAGIIRRGERGGCCAVRLQPVEGFRSSGAGVMDEPISSETRKAFIDLCRCARKEMSKVEGGPKRKRTLLPCVGVLEPNGGEGSLMPPPLPQPRRSQRQQHRFRKPADEEACAMFHELSQRKDMDPNISSHSEAEDNSTCSICMGDIVDRTMLERCGHSFCRTCLDQAFKVKKACPVCRLVYGQLIGNQPGNGTMIVERDPDIELPGHEGYGCICIIYSFPPGLQAPEHPNPGVRYPGTDRVAYLPDSPEGNRVLGLLRRAFEQRLIFTIGTSMTTGMQNVITWNDIHHKTSIWGGPRCFGYPDPTYLVRVTEELREKGITAD, encoded by the exons ATGATAGAGCTTTG GGCGCTTCACTCACAATTGAAGGAATTTATGGGATCACGAG TCTCGTCTGATGAGATGAGTGTGCGTGCGGGCCAGGGCAGTGACGAGGTGCTGGTTTCACAGGCAGTGTGGGATTACCTGGCTGCAGCGGGGCGCCCCTGGCTCATTGACTTCCAGCACAAGCAGGGGATGAGAGCTGGTATCATTaggcgaggagagagggggggctgCTGTGCCGTGAGGCTGCAGCCGGTGGAAGGCTTCAGGAGCTCTGGTGCTGGGGTGATGGATGAACCCATCTCCAGCGAGACGCGGAAAGCTTTCATTGACTTATGCCGCTGTGCCCGAAAAGAAATGAGCAAAGTGGAGGGGGGACCCAAGAGAAAAAGGACTCTGCTGCCCTGTGTTGGAGTCCTGGAGCCGAACGGTGGAGAGGGAAGCCTGAtgccccctcctctgcctcagCCGCGGCGCTCCCAGAGGCAGCAACACCGCTTCAGGAAGCCTGCAGATGAAGAGGCTTGTGCCATGTTTCACGAGTTATCTCAAAGAAAGGACATGGATCCTAATATTTCCTCGCACAGCGAGGCAGAGGACAACAGCACCTGCTCCATTTGCATGGGGGACATTGTGGACAGGACCATGCTGGAAAGGTGTGGCCATTCTTTCTGCCGCACCTGCCTCGACCAGGCCTTTAAAGTGAAGAAGGCTTGTCCTGTGTGTCGACTGGTGTATGGACAATTAATCGGTAACCAGCCGGGAAATGGTACAATGATTGTAGAGCGAGACCCTGATATTGAGCTTCCTGGACATGAAGGATATGGGTGTATCTGCATCATCTACAGCTTCCCTCCTGGACTACAGGCG CCTGAGCACCCCAACCCAGGTGTGCGTTACCCAGGAACCGACCGTGTGGCCTACCTCCCTGATAGCCCTGAGGGGAACCGTGTGCTGGGTCTGCTGCGGCGGGCCTTTGAACAGCGCCTTATCTTCACCATCGGTACCTCCATGACCACGGGCATGCAAAATGTCATCACGTGGAACGACATTCACCACAAGACCTCAATATGGGGAGGGCCTCGCTG TTTTGGCTACCCGGACCCCACTTACCTGGTGCGAGTGACAGAGGAGCTCAGAGAGAAGGGCATCACAGCCGACTGA
- the dtx3 gene encoding probable E3 ubiquitin-protein ligase DTX3 isoform X4, giving the protein MSVRAGQGSDEVLVSQAVWDYLAAAGRPWLIDFQHKQGMRAGIIRRGERGGCCAVRLQPVEGFRSSGAGVMDEPISSETRKAFIDLCRCARKEMSKVEGGPKRKRTLLPCVGVLEPNGGEGSLMPPPLPQPRRSQRQQHRFRKPADEEACAMFHELSQRKDMDPNISSHSEAEDNSTCSICMGDIVDRTMLERCGHSFCRTCLDQAFKVKKACPVCRLVYGQLIGNQPGNGTMIVERDPDIELPGHEGYGCICIIYSFPPGLQAPEHPNPGVRYPGTDRVAYLPDSPEGNRVLGLLRRAFEQRLIFTIGTSMTTGMQNVITWNDIHHKTSIWGGPRCFGYPDPTYLVRVTEELREKGITAD; this is encoded by the exons ATGAGTGTGCGTGCGGGCCAGGGCAGTGACGAGGTGCTGGTTTCACAGGCAGTGTGGGATTACCTGGCTGCAGCGGGGCGCCCCTGGCTCATTGACTTCCAGCACAAGCAGGGGATGAGAGCTGGTATCATTaggcgaggagagagggggggctgCTGTGCCGTGAGGCTGCAGCCGGTGGAAGGCTTCAGGAGCTCTGGTGCTGGGGTGATGGATGAACCCATCTCCAGCGAGACGCGGAAAGCTTTCATTGACTTATGCCGCTGTGCCCGAAAAGAAATGAGCAAAGTGGAGGGGGGACCCAAGAGAAAAAGGACTCTGCTGCCCTGTGTTGGAGTCCTGGAGCCGAACGGTGGAGAGGGAAGCCTGAtgccccctcctctgcctcagCCGCGGCGCTCCCAGAGGCAGCAACACCGCTTCAGGAAGCCTGCAGATGAAGAGGCTTGTGCCATGTTTCACGAGTTATCTCAAAGAAAGGACATGGATCCTAATATTTCCTCGCACAGCGAGGCAGAGGACAACAGCACCTGCTCCATTTGCATGGGGGACATTGTGGACAGGACCATGCTGGAAAGGTGTGGCCATTCTTTCTGCCGCACCTGCCTCGACCAGGCCTTTAAAGTGAAGAAGGCTTGTCCTGTGTGTCGACTGGTGTATGGACAATTAATCGGTAACCAGCCGGGAAATGGTACAATGATTGTAGAGCGAGACCCTGATATTGAGCTTCCTGGACATGAAGGATATGGGTGTATCTGCATCATCTACAGCTTCCCTCCTGGACTACAGGCG CCTGAGCACCCCAACCCAGGTGTGCGTTACCCAGGAACCGACCGTGTGGCCTACCTCCCTGATAGCCCTGAGGGGAACCGTGTGCTGGGTCTGCTGCGGCGGGCCTTTGAACAGCGCCTTATCTTCACCATCGGTACCTCCATGACCACGGGCATGCAAAATGTCATCACGTGGAACGACATTCACCACAAGACCTCAATATGGGGAGGGCCTCGCTG TTTTGGCTACCCGGACCCCACTTACCTGGTGCGAGTGACAGAGGAGCTCAGAGAGAAGGGCATCACAGCCGACTGA